The following coding sequences lie in one Musa acuminata AAA Group cultivar baxijiao chromosome BXJ1-8, Cavendish_Baxijiao_AAA, whole genome shotgun sequence genomic window:
- the LOC135589052 gene encoding transcription factor ILI3-like: protein MSSRGSSSRITDEEINELVSKLQSLLPESRRRNIGRASASKLLKETCSYIKSLHRDVDDLSDRLSALMATMDANSPQADIIRSLLRS from the exons ATGTCGAGCAGAGGTAGTAGCAGCAGGATCACAGACGAGGAGATCAACGAGCTCGTCTCCAAGCTCCAGTCCCTTCTGCCTGAGTCCCGCCGTAGGAACATAGGCAGG GCATCTGCGTCGAAGCTGCTCAAGGAGACATGCAGCTACATCAAGAGCTTGCACCGCGATGTGGACGACCTGAGCGACCGTCTCTCCGCCCTAATGGCCACAATGGACGCCAACAGCCCTCAGGCCGATATCATCAGGAGCCTCCTCAGGTCCTAG